The Paramisgurnus dabryanus chromosome 1, PD_genome_1.1, whole genome shotgun sequence genome includes a window with the following:
- the tspan33a gene encoding tetraspanin-33 isoform X2 has protein sequence MIVGVLMFFLTFCGCVGSLRENICLLQTFCICLTILFLLQLVAGVLGFVFSDKARGKVTEMLNSAMKHYRDDLDLQNLIDYGQTEFNCCGGVSYMDWSQNIYFNCSEENPSHERCSVPYSCCLLVKNETVINTMCGHGMQKKDYLSAGEFINTNGCIDKVVNWIHSNLFLLGGIALGLAIPQLVGIVLSQVLISQIQDQIKLQDYNLRHHSDPWS, from the exons ATGATAGTGGGGGTCCTGATGTTCTTCCTCACTTTCTGTGGCTGCGTGGGATCTCTGAGAGAAAACATCTGCTTACTGCAGACG TTCTGCATCTGCTTGACTATACTCTTTCTGCTGCAGCTAGTGGCTGGTGTTCTAGGTTTTGTCTTTTCAGACAAG GCACGTGGCAAAGTTACAGAAATGCTCAACAGCGCAATGAAGCATTACAGAGATGATCTAGATCTTCAAAATCTCATTGATTATGGACAAACAGAG TTTAACTGCTGTGGAGGAGTCTCTTACATGGATTGGTCTCAAAACATCTACTTTAATTGTTCTGAAGAGAACCCCAGTCATGAACGCTGCTCAGTTCCCTACTCCTGCTGTCTGCTCGTTAAAAACGAG ACTGTTATAAATACTATGTGTGGTCATGGGATGCAGAAGAAAGATTATCTCTCAGCTGGTGAATTTATCAATACCAACGGCTGTATTGATAAAGTAGTCAACTGGATCCACAGCAACCTTTTTTTACTGGGAGGCATTGCGCTGGGCTTGGCCATCCCACAG CTGGTGGGAATCGTGCTCTCCCAGGTCCTTATCAGTCAAATCCAAGATCAGATTAAATTACAGGACTACAACCTTCGACATCACTCAGATCCCTGGAGCTGA
- the tspan33a gene encoding tetraspanin-33 isoform X1, whose product MSRSSRTAKNDEDYSFVSPVVKYLLFFFNMIFWIIAMVLISVGIYSRIVKHETAFACLTVDPALILMIVGVLMFFLTFCGCVGSLRENICLLQTFCICLTILFLLQLVAGVLGFVFSDKARGKVTEMLNSAMKHYRDDLDLQNLIDYGQTEFNCCGGVSYMDWSQNIYFNCSEENPSHERCSVPYSCCLLVKNETVINTMCGHGMQKKDYLSAGEFINTNGCIDKVVNWIHSNLFLLGGIALGLAIPQLVGIVLSQVLISQIQDQIKLQDYNLRHHSDPWS is encoded by the exons ATGTCAAGATCAAGTCGAACAGCGAAAAATGACGAAGACTACTCTTTCGTTAGCCCAGTGGTCAAATATCTACTTTTCTTCTTCAACATGATATTTTGG ATAATTGCAATGGTCTTGATATCTGTTGGGATTTATTCCAGAATAGTAAAACATG AGACAGCATTTGCCTGTCTGACTGTTGATCCTGCTCTGATACTGATGATAGTGGGGGTCCTGATGTTCTTCCTCACTTTCTGTGGCTGCGTGGGATCTCTGAGAGAAAACATCTGCTTACTGCAGACG TTCTGCATCTGCTTGACTATACTCTTTCTGCTGCAGCTAGTGGCTGGTGTTCTAGGTTTTGTCTTTTCAGACAAG GCACGTGGCAAAGTTACAGAAATGCTCAACAGCGCAATGAAGCATTACAGAGATGATCTAGATCTTCAAAATCTCATTGATTATGGACAAACAGAG TTTAACTGCTGTGGAGGAGTCTCTTACATGGATTGGTCTCAAAACATCTACTTTAATTGTTCTGAAGAGAACCCCAGTCATGAACGCTGCTCAGTTCCCTACTCCTGCTGTCTGCTCGTTAAAAACGAG ACTGTTATAAATACTATGTGTGGTCATGGGATGCAGAAGAAAGATTATCTCTCAGCTGGTGAATTTATCAATACCAACGGCTGTATTGATAAAGTAGTCAACTGGATCCACAGCAACCTTTTTTTACTGGGAGGCATTGCGCTGGGCTTGGCCATCCCACAG CTGGTGGGAATCGTGCTCTCCCAGGTCCTTATCAGTCAAATCCAAGATCAGATTAAATTACAGGACTACAACCTTCGACATCACTCAGATCCCTGGAGCTGA